AACGTTCAGAAAAGCGTCATGAAGGTGGTCACCGTCATTTGAATGAACAACTGGCCGAAGAATAAAGTTTCAACGGTAAAATGCGATGGTTAATTTGTTTTCGCATGAGAATGAATCATCTATTGCGTAAAAACAGCGAGACTCTGATGTCTCGCTGTTTTTCTATGTATAATCTGTTTCCGCTAAGGTCTATACTGTAGTTAAGGTATAGCTGAATATTGACAGAATTATCGATGCCGCAGTCGTAGGAAATAAAAAACAGAATACGCCTGCAGGATGAAAAGTATGAGTTTTATTCGCAAAATTCTCACTGTGGATCATGTTTTTCTTGATCTAGATGTTAGCAGTAAGAAACGCATTTTTGAGCAAGTTGGGCTAGTTGCTGAAAATGATTTTCAAATTGCTAGAAGCAAAGTCTACGATGCTTTATTTGATCGGGAAAAATTAGGGTCTACAGGATTAGGCCAAGGTGTTGCCATTCCGCATGGACGCATCAAGGGACTGAAAGAGGCGGCTGGTTTCTTTGTCCGATTAAAAGAGCCTATTCCGTAT
This Leeia speluncae DNA region includes the following protein-coding sequences:
- a CDS encoding PTS sugar transporter subunit IIA, which translates into the protein MSFIRKILTVDHVFLDLDVSSKKRIFEQVGLVAENDFQIARSKVYDALFDREKLGSTGLGQGVAIPHGRIKGLKEAAGFFVRLKEPIPYDAPDGKPVRLLFVLLVPDHASELHLQILGELAELFCSRTLREQLLIETDPAKLFELLGGQV